One segment of Comamonas thiooxydans DNA contains the following:
- the merA gene encoding mercury(II) reductase: MTHLKITGMTCDSCAAHVKEALEKVPGVQSAIVSYAKGAAQLALDPGTAPDALTAAVAGLGYKAMLADAPPTDNRTGLFDKVRGWMGAADKGSGGERPLQVAVIGSGGAAMAAALKAVEQGAQVTLIERGTIGGTCVNVGCVPSKIMIRAAHIAHLRRESPFDGGMPPTPPTILRERLLAQQQARVEELRHAKYEGILDGNSAITVLHGEARFKDDQSLIVSLNEGGERVVMFDRCLVATGASPAMPPIPGLKESPYWTSTEALVSDTIPERLAVIGSSVVALELAQAFARLGSQVTILARSTLFFREDPAIGEAVTAAFRAEGIKVLEHTQASQVAHVDGEFVLTTGQGEVRADKLLVATGRTPNTRSLALEAAGVAVNAQGAIVIDKGMRTSSPNIYAAGDCTDQPQFVYVAAAAGTRAAINMTGGDAAINLTAMPAVVFTDPQVATVGYSEAEAHHDGIETDSRTLTLDNVPRALANFDTRGFIKLVIEEGSGRLIGVQVVAPEAGELIQTAVLAIRNRMTVQELADQLFPYLTMVEGLKLAAQTFSKDVKQLSCCAG, from the coding sequence ATGACCCATCTAAAAATCACCGGCATGACCTGCGACTCGTGCGCGGCGCACGTCAAGGAAGCGCTGGAAAAAGTACCCGGCGTCCAATCTGCCATAGTGTCCTATGCCAAGGGCGCGGCCCAGCTCGCCCTTGATCCAGGCACAGCGCCGGACGCACTGACCGCCGCCGTGGCTGGCCTGGGCTACAAAGCGATGCTCGCCGATGCCCCGCCGACCGACAACCGCACTGGGCTGTTCGACAAGGTGCGCGGCTGGATGGGTGCCGCCGACAAGGGCAGCGGCGGCGAGCGCCCGTTGCAAGTCGCCGTGATCGGCAGCGGTGGAGCCGCGATGGCGGCAGCACTGAAGGCCGTCGAGCAAGGCGCGCAGGTCACGCTGATTGAGCGCGGCACCATCGGCGGCACCTGCGTCAACGTCGGTTGTGTGCCGTCCAAGATCATGATCCGCGCCGCCCACATCGCCCATCTGCGCCGGGAAAGCCCATTCGACGGCGGCATGCCACCCACACCGCCGACGATCTTGCGCGAGCGGCTGCTGGCCCAGCAGCAGGCCCGTGTCGAAGAACTCCGTCATGCCAAGTACGAAGGCATCCTGGACGGCAATTCAGCCATCACCGTTCTGCACGGTGAAGCGCGTTTCAAGGACGACCAGAGCCTTATCGTTAGTTTGAACGAGGGTGGTGAGCGCGTCGTGATGTTCGACCGCTGCCTGGTCGCCACGGGTGCCAGTCCGGCCATGCCGCCGATTCCGGGCCTGAAAGAGTCACCCTACTGGACTTCGACCGAGGCCTTGGTCAGCGACACCATTCCCGAACGCCTGGCCGTCATCGGCTCGTCGGTGGTGGCGCTGGAACTGGCGCAAGCCTTCGCCCGGCTGGGTAGCCAGGTCACGATCCTTGCGCGCAGCACGCTGTTCTTCCGCGAAGACCCTGCCATCGGCGAGGCCGTCACAGCCGCCTTCCGTGCCGAAGGAATCAAGGTACTGGAACATACGCAAGCCAGCCAAGTCGCCCATGTGGACGGCGAATTCGTGCTGACCACTGGACAGGGCGAAGTGCGCGCCGACAAGCTGCTGGTCGCCACCGGCCGGACACCGAACACGCGCAGCCTGGCATTGGAAGCGGCGGGGGTAGCCGTCAATGCGCAGGGGGCCATCGTCATCGACAAGGGCATGCGCACCAGTAGCCCGAACATCTACGCGGCCGGCGACTGCACCGACCAGCCGCAGTTCGTCTATGTGGCGGCAGCGGCCGGCACTCGTGCGGCCATTAACATGACCGGCGGCGACGCCGCCATCAATCTGACCGCGATGCCGGCCGTGGTGTTCACCGACCCGCAAGTGGCGACCGTGGGCTACAGCGAGGCGGAAGCGCACCACGATGGCATCGAAACCGACAGCCGCACGCTGACGCTCGACAACGTGCCGCGTGCGCTCGCCAACTTCGATACCCGCGGCTTCATCAAGCTGGTCATCGAGGAAGGCAGCGGACGGCTGATTGGCGTACAGGTGGTGGCCCCGGAAGCGGGCGAACTGATCCAGACGGCTGTTCTCGCCATTCGCAACCGCATGACGGTGCAGGAACTAGCCGACCAGTTGTTCCCCTACCTAACGATGGTCGAGGGCTTGAAGCTCGCGGCGCAGACCTTCAGCAAGGACGTGAAGCAACTGTCCTGCTGCGCCGGATAA
- a CDS encoding DUF3330 domain-containing protein: MSASQPIEWTVAQLAQAVERGQLELHYQPIVDLRSEQIVGAEALLRWRHPTLGLLPPGQFLPVIESSGLMPEIGAWVLGAACRQMRDWRVLAWQPFRLAVNVSASQVGPDFDKWVKGVLADAGLPAAYLEIELTESVAFGDPAIFPALEALRQIGVRFAADDFGTGYSCLQHLKCCPISTLKIDQSFVAGLANDHRDQTIVRTVIQLAHGLGMEVVAEGVETSASLDLLRQADCDTGQGFLFAKPMPAAAFAVFVSQWRGATMNANDPTATSCCVCCKEIPLDAAFTPEGAEYVEHFCGLECYQRFQARAKTGSETDADPNACDSSLSD, translated from the coding sequence ATGAGCGCTTCCCAGCCAATTGAATGGACAGTGGCGCAACTGGCGCAGGCGGTCGAGCGCGGGCAGCTTGAGCTGCACTACCAGCCGATTGTCGATTTGCGCAGTGAGCAGATTGTCGGCGCGGAAGCCCTGTTGCGCTGGCGTCATCCGACGCTCGGACTGTTGCCGCCGGGCCAGTTCCTGCCCGTGATCGAATCGTCCGGCCTGATGCCGGAAATCGGCGCATGGGTGCTGGGCGCAGCCTGCCGTCAAATGCGCGACTGGCGGGTGCTGGCATGGCAACCGTTCCGGCTGGCCGTCAATGTTTCGGCGAGCCAAGTGGGGCCAGATTTCGACAAGTGGGTAAAGGGCGTGCTGGCCGATGCCGGGTTGCCCGCCGCGTATCTTGAAATTGAGCTGACCGAATCGGTTGCGTTCGGTGATCCGGCGATCTTCCCCGCCCTGGAAGCTTTGCGACAGATCGGTGTGCGCTTCGCCGCCGACGACTTCGGCACCGGCTATTCCTGCCTGCAACACCTGAAATGCTGCCCCATCAGCACGCTCAAGATCGACCAATCGTTTGTCGCCGGACTCGCCAACGACCACCGCGACCAGACCATCGTGCGCACCGTGATTCAGCTTGCGCATGGGCTTGGCATGGAAGTAGTGGCCGAAGGCGTGGAAACATCGGCGAGTCTTGATTTGTTGCGACAAGCGGACTGCGACACAGGACAAGGCTTCCTGTTCGCCAAGCCGATGCCGGCGGCGGCATTCGCCGTCTTCGTCAGTCAATGGAGGGGTGCCACCATGAATGCAAATGATCCGACTGCCACCAGTTGCTGCGTGTGCTGCAAGGAAATCCCGCTCGATGCCGCCTTCACCCCGGAAGGCGCGGAATACGTCGAGCACTTCTGCGGGCTGGAGTGCTATCAGCGCTTCCAGGCGCGCGCCAAGACCGGGAGCGAAACCGATGCCGATCCGAACGCCTGCGACTCATCACTGTCAGACTGA
- a CDS encoding tripartite tricarboxylate transporter substrate binding protein, whose translation MTASLVRRGARSIALFMAVVASAGSAMATFPDKTIRMVVPFAPGGGTDLIARTLGAEMSKDLGQPVIVENKPGGGTMIGTDNVAKSAPDGYSIVVASFAHAVNPALQPRLPYGSNKAFAPVMLIGKGPNVLVVRPNSQFKSVADVVAAAKASPGKLTFASQGAGTSAHLAGELFANLAQIKINHIPYRGAGPALTDLMGGQVDMMFATAAAVSPFVDGGKLRALGVTTSEPSPAFKGIAPIAATVPGYVVDSWYGLYVPAATPPAVIERLNAAARKAARSPDFVRKVEHEGLIVSAGTPAELDAYVQAEEQRWARVIKASGIKPD comes from the coding sequence ATGACTGCTTCCCTGGTTCGCCGAGGTGCGAGATCCATTGCACTTTTCATGGCCGTTGTTGCTTCAGCAGGATCTGCTATGGCAACGTTCCCAGATAAAACCATTCGCATGGTTGTTCCGTTTGCACCGGGAGGTGGCACGGATTTGATCGCTCGCACATTGGGGGCAGAAATGTCCAAGGACTTAGGACAGCCCGTCATAGTGGAGAACAAGCCTGGCGGAGGAACCATGATCGGAACCGACAACGTTGCCAAGAGCGCTCCTGACGGATATAGCATCGTCGTTGCATCATTCGCGCATGCGGTGAATCCAGCACTGCAACCCAGGCTTCCATATGGAAGCAACAAAGCATTTGCGCCGGTGATGCTCATTGGTAAAGGGCCCAACGTACTGGTTGTGCGGCCCAACAGTCAATTCAAGTCAGTAGCCGATGTCGTAGCAGCTGCCAAGGCTAGCCCGGGAAAACTGACGTTTGCTTCCCAAGGGGCTGGCACTTCAGCCCATCTCGCCGGAGAGCTGTTCGCCAATCTGGCCCAGATAAAGATCAACCATATCCCTTATCGCGGCGCAGGGCCGGCACTGACCGATCTGATGGGAGGTCAGGTGGACATGATGTTTGCAACAGCAGCTGCAGTTTCGCCATTTGTGGACGGTGGAAAGCTTAGAGCACTGGGTGTCACAACTTCTGAGCCTTCGCCGGCGTTCAAGGGAATTGCGCCTATTGCTGCCACGGTGCCTGGTTATGTCGTCGATAGCTGGTACGGACTGTATGTCCCCGCAGCCACCCCTCCAGCTGTGATAGAGCGCCTGAATGCAGCAGCTCGGAAGGCGGCGCGCTCACCTGATTTTGTCCGCAAGGTCGAACACGAAGGTCTGATTGTCAGCGCGGGCACTCCAGCCGAATTGGATGCATATGTACAAGCCGAGGAGCAACGTTGGGCTCGCGTGATCAAGGCAAGCGGCATCAAGCCGGACTGA
- the merP gene encoding mercury resistance system periplasmic binding protein MerP codes for MKKLFASLAIAAVVAPVWAATQTVTLSVPGMTCSACPITVKKAISKVEGVSKVNVTFETREAVVTFDDAKASVQKLTKATEDAGYPSSVKK; via the coding sequence ATGAAAAAACTGTTTGCCTCTCTCGCCATCGCTGCCGTTGTTGCCCCCGTGTGGGCCGCCACCCAGACCGTCACGCTGTCCGTACCGGGCATGACCTGCTCCGCTTGTCCGATCACCGTCAAGAAGGCGATTTCCAAGGTCGAAGGCGTCAGCAAAGTTAACGTGACCTTCGAGACACGCGAAGCGGTTGTCACCTTCGATGATGCCAAGGCCAGCGTGCAGAAGCTGACCAAGGCCACCGAAGACGCAGGCTATCCGTCCAGCGTCAAGAAGTGA
- a CDS encoding mercury resistance transcriptional regulator MerR, with protein sequence MEKNLENLTIGVFAKAAGVNVETIRFYQRKGLLPEPDKPYGSIRRYGEADVTRVRFVKSAQRLGFSLDEIAELLRLDDGTHCEEASSLAEHKLQDVREKMTDLARMETVLSELVFACHARQGNVSCPLIASLQGEKEPRGADAV encoded by the coding sequence ATGGAAAAAAATTTGGAGAATCTGACTATTGGCGTTTTCGCCAAGGCGGCCGGGGTCAACGTGGAAACAATCCGGTTCTATCAGCGCAAGGGCTTGTTGCCGGAGCCGGACAAGCCCTATGGCAGCATCCGCCGCTATGGCGAGGCGGATGTGACGCGGGTGCGCTTCGTGAAATCAGCCCAGCGGCTCGGATTCAGCCTCGACGAGATCGCAGAGCTGCTGAGGCTGGATGACGGCACCCACTGCGAGGAAGCCAGCAGCCTGGCCGAGCACAAGCTTCAGGACGTGCGCGAAAAAATGACCGACCTGGCGCGCATGGAAACCGTGCTATCCGAACTTGTGTTCGCCTGCCATGCGCGGCAAGGGAACGTTTCTTGCCCGCTGATTGCTTCGCTGCAAGGGGAGAAAGAGCCGCGTGGTGCCGACGCGGTGTAG
- a CDS encoding mercuric transport protein MerT, giving the protein MSEPQNGRGALFTGGLAAILASACCLGPLVLIALGFSGAWIGNLTVLEPYRPIFIGAALVALFFAWRRIYRPAQACKPGDVCAIPQVRATYKLIFWVVAALVLVALGFPYVMPFFY; this is encoded by the coding sequence ATGTCTGAACCTCAAAACGGGCGCGGGGCGCTCTTCACTGGCGGGCTAGCCGCCATCCTCGCCTCGGCTTGCTGCCTGGGGCCGCTGGTTCTGATCGCCCTGGGGTTCAGCGGCGCTTGGATCGGCAACTTGACGGTGTTGGAACCTTATCGCCCGATCTTCATCGGCGCGGCGTTGGTGGCGCTGTTTTTCGCCTGGCGGCGCATCTACCGACCGGCGCAAGCCTGCAAACCAGGGGATGTGTGTGCGATTCCCCAAGTGCGCGCTACTTACAAGCTCATTTTCTGGGTCGTGGCCGCGCTGGTTCTGGTCGCGCTCGGATTTCCCTACGTCATGCCATTTTTCTATTAA
- a CDS encoding recombinase family protein, whose translation MHGQRIGYVRVSSFDQNPERQLEQIQVDKVFTDKASGKDTRRPELERLLAFVREGDTVVVHSMDRLARNLDDLRRLVQGLTQRGVRIEFLKEHLTFTGEDSPMANLMLSVMGAFAEFERALIRERQREGIALAKQRGAYRGRKKSLSSERIAELRQRVEAGEQKTKLAREFGISRETLYQYLRTDQ comes from the coding sequence TTGCACGGTCAGCGCATCGGTTACGTCCGCGTCAGCAGCTTCGACCAGAACCCAGAACGGCAGCTCGAACAGATCCAGGTGGATAAAGTGTTCACCGACAAGGCGTCGGGCAAGGACACACGGCGGCCCGAACTGGAACGGCTGCTCGCCTTCGTGCGCGAAGGCGACACGGTCGTGGTGCACAGCATGGATCGTCTGGCGCGCAACCTCGACGACCTGCGCCGCCTGGTGCAGGGCCTCACCCAGCGCGGCGTACGCATCGAGTTCCTTAAGGAGCATTTGACCTTCACCGGCGAGGACTCACCGATGGCGAACCTGATGCTGTCGGTAATGGGCGCGTTCGCCGAGTTCGAACGCGCCTTGATCCGCGAGCGGCAGCGCGAGGGCATCGCGCTCGCCAAGCAGCGCGGGGCCTACCGTGGCAGGAAGAAATCCCTGTCGTCTGAGCGTATTGCCGAACTGCGCCAACGTGTCGAGGCTGGCGAGCAAAAGACCAAGCTGGCTCGTGAATTCGGAATCAGTCGCGAAACCCTGTATCAATACTTGAGAACGGATCAGTAA
- a CDS encoding heavy metal response regulator transcription factor yields the protein MKILLIEDEASAAAYLKQGLTESGFTAEVATNGSDGLHAAMTGDHDLVVLDVMLPGIDGFAVLSALRTSKQTPVLMLTARSKVDDKLKGFDLGADDYLVKPFQFPELIARIRALLKRGTKVAFDDVLRIADLEVDSVRHHATRAGQRIDLTAKEFALLVLFMRKSGEVLSRTQIASLVWDINFDSDTNVVDVAVRRLRIKISDPFETKLIHTVRGVGYVFEPRS from the coding sequence ATGAAAATCCTGTTGATCGAAGACGAAGCGAGTGCCGCGGCCTACCTGAAGCAGGGCCTCACCGAGAGCGGATTCACGGCGGAGGTTGCCACCAATGGCAGCGATGGCCTGCACGCAGCTATGACCGGCGACCATGACCTGGTGGTCTTGGACGTGATGCTCCCCGGCATCGACGGCTTCGCGGTGCTGTCCGCGCTTCGAACGTCCAAGCAAACACCGGTGTTAATGCTGACTGCACGCTCCAAGGTCGATGACAAGCTCAAGGGCTTCGATCTCGGCGCCGACGACTACCTGGTCAAGCCGTTCCAATTCCCGGAGCTGATCGCGCGCATCCGCGCACTCCTCAAGCGCGGGACCAAGGTGGCGTTCGACGACGTACTGCGCATCGCGGATCTAGAGGTCGATTCCGTCAGGCACCACGCGACCCGGGCCGGCCAGCGCATCGATTTGACGGCCAAGGAGTTCGCCTTGCTAGTGCTGTTCATGCGCAAGAGCGGCGAGGTGCTATCCAGAACGCAGATTGCTTCGCTGGTATGGGACATTAACTTCGATTCTGACACGAACGTCGTGGACGTGGCGGTGCGACGCCTGCGCATCAAGATCAGCGACCCCTTCGAGACGAAACTGATCCATACCGTGCGTGGCGTGGGCTATGTCTTCGAGCCTCGGTCATGA
- the merD gene encoding mercury resistance co-regulator MerD yields the protein MNAYTVSRLALEAGVSVHIVRDYLLRGLLRPVACTTGGYGLFDDAALQRLCFVRAAFEAGIGLDALARLCRALDAADCDETAAQLAVLSQFVERRREALADLEVQLAAMPTAPAQQAESLP from the coding sequence ATGAACGCCTACACAGTGTCCCGACTGGCCCTTGAGGCCGGGGTGAGCGTGCATATCGTGCGCGACTACCTGCTGCGCGGATTGCTGCGGCCAGTCGCCTGCACCACGGGCGGCTACGGCTTGTTCGATGACGCCGCCTTGCAGCGGCTGTGCTTTGTGCGGGCCGCTTTTGAGGCGGGCATCGGCCTGGACGCATTGGCGCGGTTGTGCCGGGCGCTGGATGCGGCGGACTGCGATGAAACAGCCGCACAGCTTGCCGTGCTGAGTCAGTTCGTCGAACGCCGACGCGAAGCGTTGGCCGATCTGGAAGTGCAGTTGGCCGCGATGCCGACCGCGCCGGCCCAGCAAGCGGAGAGTCTGCCATGA
- a CDS encoding IclR family transcriptional regulator, which produces MIKSRSAILNDKPGQSPSNRSLERGIEILRAFRPGSELLGNGDIAERTGLSRSTVSRLTQTLVGTGMLQVDTSVRAYRLAPAVLSLAHAMRTGSQVLAIAAPLMRTLAEAQRINVGLAAPDRDEMVYLESIRYSRRVVLRHVVSGQRVPMELTSLGRAYLAVASEPKREALLATFQHRRAAQWEVLEHAIEDARQSVRARGFCAAAWQPEVVALATPLVTPDAIYVLNLSISTEEALAKVVEDLWSPLIALRDEIQKRLNALQSM; this is translated from the coding sequence ATGATCAAAAGCCGCTCTGCCATCCTTAATGACAAGCCGGGTCAATCGCCCTCCAATCGATCGCTTGAGCGAGGAATAGAAATACTTCGCGCTTTCCGACCTGGATCGGAGCTGCTTGGAAATGGCGATATTGCAGAGCGAACAGGGCTATCGAGGTCTACCGTCAGTCGACTAACTCAGACGCTGGTCGGAACTGGGATGCTGCAGGTAGACACATCTGTGCGCGCCTACCGCCTGGCGCCGGCTGTTCTAAGCCTGGCACATGCCATGCGTACCGGCTCGCAGGTCCTAGCCATTGCCGCACCGCTGATGCGGACGCTTGCAGAGGCCCAACGCATCAACGTTGGCCTAGCCGCCCCCGACAGAGATGAAATGGTCTACCTGGAATCCATCCGCTACAGCCGGCGCGTGGTGCTTCGCCATGTGGTTTCAGGCCAGCGAGTCCCCATGGAGCTCACTTCCTTGGGGCGTGCCTATCTGGCGGTCGCGTCCGAACCCAAACGTGAGGCACTGCTAGCCACATTTCAACACCGCAGAGCAGCACAGTGGGAAGTCCTTGAGCACGCGATCGAAGACGCGCGCCAAAGCGTGAGAGCGCGAGGCTTCTGTGCCGCAGCATGGCAGCCTGAGGTGGTTGCCCTGGCAACGCCCTTGGTCACGCCGGATGCAATCTATGTTCTAAACCTTAGCATCTCTACAGAGGAGGCTCTGGCAAAAGTCGTGGAGGACCTGTGGAGCCCGTTGATAGCACTACGAGACGAAATCCAGAAAAGACTGAACGCTCTGCAATCGATGTAA
- a CDS encoding Tn3 family transposase, whose protein sequence is MPRRSILSAAERESLLALPDTKDELIRHYTFSETDLSIIRQRRGPANRLGFAVQLCYLRFPGVILGVDEPPFPPLLKLVADQLKVSVESWDEYGQREQTRREHLVELQTVFGFQPFTMGHYRQAVQLLTEMALQTDKGIVLASTLIEHLRQQSVILPALNAVERASAEAITRANRRIYDALAEPLSDAHRRRLDDLLKRRDNGKTTWLAWLRQSPVKPNSRHMLEHIERLKAWQALDLPSGIERSVHQNRLLKIAREGGQMTPADLAKFEAQRRYATLVALAIEGMATVTDEIIDLHDRILGKLFNAAKNKHQQQFQASGKAINAKVRLFGRIGQALIEAKQAGRDPFAAIEAVMSWDAFAESVTEAQKLAQPEDFDFLHRIGESYATLRRYAPEFLAVLKLRAAPAAKDVLDAIEVLRGMNSDNARKVPADAPTEFIKPRWQKLVMTDTGIDRRYYELCALSEMKNALRSGDIWVQGSRQFKDFEDYLVPPAKFASLKQASELPLAVATDCNRYLNDRLTLLETQLATVNRMATANELPDAIITESGLKITPLDAAVPDTAQALIDQTAMILPHVKITELLLEVDEWTGFTRHFAHLKSGDPAKDKNLLLTTILADAINLGLTKMAESCPGTTYAKLAWLQAWHIRDETYGAALADLVNAQFRHPFAEHWGDGTTSSSDGQNFRTGSKAESTGHINPKYGSSPGRTFYTHISDQYAPFHTKVVNVGVRDSTYVLDGLLYHESDLRIEEHYTDTAGFTDHVFALMHLLGFRFAPRIRDLGDTKLYIPKGDAAYDALKPMIGGTLNIKHVRAHWDEILRLATSIKQGTVTASLMLRKLGSYPRQNGLAVALRELGRIERTLFILDWLQSVELRRRVHAGLNKGEARNALARAVFFNRLGEIRDRSFEQQRYRASGLNLVTAAVVLWNTVYLERAAHALRGNGHAVDDALLQYLSPLGWEHINLTGDYLWRSSAKIGAGKFRPLRPLQPA, encoded by the coding sequence ATGCCACGTCGTTCAATCCTGTCCGCCGCCGAGCGCGAAAGCCTGCTGGCGTTGCCGGACACCAAGGATGAGTTGATCCGTCACTACACGTTCAGCGAAACCGACCTCTCCATCATCCGGCAGCGGCGCGGCCCGGCCAACCGGCTGGGCTTCGCCGTGCAGCTCTGTTACCTGCGCTTTCCTGGTGTCATCCTGGGCGTCGATGAGCCGCCGTTTCCGCCCTTGTTGAAACTGGTCGCCGACCAGCTCAAGGTCAGCGTCGAAAGCTGGGACGAATACGGGCAGCGGGAGCAGACCCGGCGCGAGCACCTGGTCGAACTGCAAACGGTGTTCGGCTTCCAGCCCTTTACCATGGGCCACTACCGGCAGGCCGTCCAGTTGCTGACCGAGATGGCCTTGCAGACCGACAAGGGCATCGTGCTGGCCAGCACCTTGATCGAGCACCTGCGGCAGCAGTCGGTCATTCTGCCTGCCCTCAACGCCGTCGAGCGGGCGAGCGCCGAAGCAATCACCCGCGCCAACCGGCGCATCTACGATGCCTTGGCCGAACCGCTGTCGGACGCGCATCGCCGCCGCCTCGACGATCTGCTCAAGCGTCGGGACAACGGCAAAACGACCTGGCTGGCCTGGCTGCGCCAATCGCCCGTCAAACCGAATTCGCGGCACATGCTGGAACACATCGAACGCCTCAAAGCGTGGCAGGCGCTCGACCTGCCTTCTGGCATCGAGCGGTCGGTGCACCAGAACCGCCTGCTCAAGATCGCCCGTGAGGGTGGCCAGATGACGCCCGCCGACCTGGCCAAGTTCGAGGCGCAGCGACGCTATGCCACCCTGGTGGCGCTTGCCATCGAGGGCATGGCCACCGTCACCGACGAAATCATCGACCTGCACGACCGCATCCTGGGCAAGCTGTTCAACGCCGCCAAGAACAAGCATCAGCAGCAATTCCAGGCGTCCGGCAAGGCGATCAACGCCAAGGTGCGGCTGTTCGGCCGCATCGGCCAGGCGCTGATCGAGGCCAAGCAGGCGGGCCGCGATCCGTTCGCCGCCATCGAGGCCGTCATGTCCTGGGATGCCTTCGCCGAGAGCGTCACCGAAGCGCAGAAGCTTGCGCAGCCCGAGGACTTCGATTTCCTGCACCGCATCGGCGAAAGCTACGCCACGCTGCGCCGCTACGCGCCGGAATTCCTTGCCGTGCTCAAGCTGCGGGCCGCTCCCGCCGCGAAGGACGTGCTCGACGCCATCGAGGTGCTGCGCGGCATGAACAGCGACAACGCCCGCAAGGTGCCCGCCGACGCGCCGACCGAGTTCATCAAGCCGCGCTGGCAGAAGCTGGTCATGACCGACACCGGCATCGACCGGCGCTACTACGAACTGTGCGCGCTGTCGGAGATGAAGAACGCGTTGCGTTCCGGCGACATCTGGGTGCAGGGGTCGCGCCAGTTCAAGGACTTCGAGGACTACCTGGTGCCGCCCGCGAAATTCGCCAGCCTCAAGCAGGCCAGCGAATTGCCGCTGGCCGTGGCCACCGACTGCAACCGGTACCTGAACGACCGGCTGACGCTGCTGGAAACACAGCTTGCCACCGTCAACCGTATGGCGACGGCCAACGAGCTGCCGGACGCCATCATCACCGAGTCAGGCTTGAAGATCACGCCGCTCGACGCGGCGGTACCCGACACCGCCCAAGCGCTGATCGACCAGACGGCAATGATCCTGCCGCACGTCAAGATCACCGAACTGCTGCTGGAGGTGGACGAATGGACGGGCTTCACTCGGCATTTCGCGCATCTGAAATCGGGCGACCCGGCCAAAGACAAGAACCTGTTGCTGACCACGATCCTCGCCGACGCGATCAACCTGGGCCTGACCAAGATGGCGGAGTCTTGCCCCGGCACGACCTACGCCAAGCTGGCTTGGCTGCAAGCCTGGCACATCCGCGACGAAACCTACGGGGCGGCGCTGGCCGATCTGGTCAACGCACAGTTCCGCCATCCCTTCGCCGAGCACTGGGGCGACGGCACCACCTCATCGTCGGACGGCCAGAACTTCCGCACCGGCAGCAAGGCCGAGAGCACCGGCCACATCAACCCGAAATACGGGAGCAGCCCAGGGCGGACGTTCTACACCCACATTTCTGACCAGTACGCGCCATTTCACACCAAGGTCGTGAACGTCGGCGTGCGCGATTCGACCTACGTGCTCGACGGCCTGCTGTACCACGAGTCCGACTTGCGGATCGAGGAGCATTACACCGACACGGCGGGCTTCACCGATCACGTCTTCGCCCTGATGCACCTCCTGGGCTTCCGCTTCGCGCCGCGCATCCGCGACCTGGGCGACACCAAGCTCTACATCCCGAAGGGCGACGCCGCCTATGACGCGCTGAAACCCATGATCGGCGGCACGCTCAACATCAAGCACGTCCGCGCCCATTGGGACGAAATCCTGCGGCTGGCCACCTCGATCAAGCAGGGCACGGTGACGGCCTCCCTGATGCTCCGAAAGCTCGGCAGCTACCCACGCCAGAACGGCCTGGCCGTGGCGCTCCGCGAGCTGGGCCGCATCGAGCGCACGCTGTTCATCCTGGACTGGCTGCAAAGCGTGGAACTGCGCCGCCGCGTGCATGCCGGCCTGAACAAGGGCGAGGCGCGCAATGCGCTGGCCAGGGCAGTGTTTTTCAACCGCCTGGGTGAAATCCGCGACCGCAGTTTCGAGCAGCAGCGCTACCGGGCTAGCGGCCTCAATCTGGTAACGGCTGCCGTCGTGTTGTGGAACACGGTCTATCTGGAACGGGCTGCGCACGCGCTGCGTGGCAACGGCCATGCCGTTGATGACGCGCTGTTGCAGTACCTGTCGCCGCTCGGTTGGGAGCACATCAACCTCACCGGCGATTACCTCTGGCGCAGCAGCGCCAAGATCGGCGCGGGCAAGTTCAGGCCGCTACGACCGCTGCAACCGGCTTAG
- the merE gene encoding broad-spectrum mercury transporter MerE has protein sequence MNSPERLPTETHKPFTGYLWGALAVLTCPCHLPILAIVLAGTTAGAFIGEHWGIAALTLTGLFVLSVTRLLRAFRGRS, from the coding sequence ATGAACAGCCCCGAGCGCTTGCCGACCGAGACACACAAGCCGTTCACCGGCTACCTGTGGGGTGCGTTGGCGGTGCTCACCTGTCCCTGTCATTTGCCGATTCTCGCCATTGTGCTGGCCGGCACGACGGCCGGCGCGTTCATCGGCGAGCACTGGGGTATTGCAGCCCTCACGCTGACCGGCTTGTTTGTCCTGTCTGTGACGCGGCTGCTGCGGGCCTTCAGAGGTCGATCATGA